Proteins from a single region of Rhea pennata isolate bPtePen1 chromosome 4, bPtePen1.pri, whole genome shotgun sequence:
- the EXOSC9 gene encoding exosome complex component RRP45 isoform X2, whose product MKETPLSNCERRFLLRAVQERKRLDGRECYDYRNVRISFGADYGCCIVELGKTRVLGQVSCELVPPKPNRATEGILFFNLELSPMAAPGFEPGRQSELLVKLNRLIERCLRNSKCIDTESLCVIAGEKVWQIRLDLHLLNHDGNIIDAASIAGIVALCHFRRPDVSVQGEEITVYTPEERDPVPLSIHHMPICVSFAFFQQGTYLLVDPSEREERVMDGLLVIAMNKHREICTIQSSGGIMLLKDQVLRCSKITAVKVAEITELIQKALENDQKVRKEGGKFGFAESIPNQKITAFKMERAAVDTKNVEEQAEEIITKADPPSEVFTKPILHTPGTAQIGEGIENAWGDLEESEREEAAEEEGEIDATAFECQKMEDTCITNETEKDEPIVLSDSEEEEVVILEPQDAPKKTRCHL is encoded by the exons ATGAAGGAGACGCCGTTGTCCAACTGCGAGCGCCGCTTCCTCCTGCGCGCTGTCCAGGAACGGAAG CGCCTGGATGGGCGGGAGTGCTATGACTACCGCAACGTGCGCATCTCCTTCGGCGCCGACTACGGCTGCTGCATCGTGGAACTGGGGAAGACCAG GGTTCTTGGACAAGTCTCATGTGAACTTGTTCCTCCGAAGCCAAATCGGGCTACAGAAGGTATACTTTTTTTCAATCTTGAACTCTCACCAATGGCAGCACCTGGTTTTGAGCCTGGCAG GCAATCTGAATTACTGGTGAAACTGAACAGACTAATAGAACGATGCCTGAGAAACTCCAAGTGTATAGATACAGAATCTCTCTGTGTTATTGCTGGTGAAAAG GTTTGGCAAATCCGTTTGGACCTGCATCTGTTAAATCACGATGGGAACATTATTGATGCTGCTAGCATAGCAGGAATTGTAGCTTTGTGCCATTTTCGCAGACCAGATGTATCTGTACAAGGAGAGGAAATAACTGTG TACACCCCTGAGGAGCGTGATCCTGTCCCTTTGAGTATCCATCACATGCCTATTTGTGTCAGTTTTGCCTTCTTCCAACAAGg GACCTACTTATTGGTGGAtccaagtgagagagaagaacGTGTAATGGATGGCCTCCTTGTAATTGCTATGAATAAACATCGTGAAATTTGTACCATACAATCCAGTGGTGGGATTATGCTATTAAAAGATCAG GTTCTGAGATGCAGCAAAATAACAGCTGTTAAGGTTGCAGAAATAACAGAACTAATTCAAAAGGCATTGGAGAATGACCAGAAAGTTAG GAAAGAAGGTGGGAAGTTTGGCTTTGCAGAATCTATACCAAATCAAAAGATCACTGCCTTCAAAATGGAAAGAGCTGCTGTTGATACTAAGAATgtggaagaacaagcagaggaaATCATCACTAAAGCTGACCCTCCTTCAGAAGT TTTTACCAAACCAATATTGCATACCCCTGGGACTGCTCAAATTGGGGAGGGAATAGAGAATGCCTGGGGAGACCTTGAAGAATCTGAgagggaagaagcagcagaagaagaAGGTGAAATTGATGCTACTGCTTTTGAATGTCAAAAAATGGAAGATACATGTATTACAAATGAAACTGAGAA
- the EXOSC9 gene encoding exosome complex component RRP45 isoform X3 produces the protein MKETPLSNCERRFLLRAVQERKRLDGRECYDYRNVRISFGADYGCCIVELGKTRVLGQVSCELVPPKPNRATEGILFFNLELSPMAAPGFEPGRQSELLVKLNRLIERCLRNSKCIDTESLCVIAGEKVWQIRLDLHLLNHDGNIIDAASIAGIVALCHFRRPDVSVQGEEITVYTPEERDPVPLSIHHMPICVSFAFFQQGTYLLVDPSEREERVMDGLLVIAMNKHREICTIQSSGGIMLLKDQVLRCSKITAVKVAEITELIQKALENDQKVRKEGGKFGFAESIPNQKITAFKMERAAVDTKNVEEQAEEIITKADPPSEVFTKPILHTPGTAQIGEGIENAWGDLEESEREEAAEEEGEIDATAFECQKMEDTCITNETEKDEPIVLSDSEEEEVVILEPQDAPKKTR, from the exons ATGAAGGAGACGCCGTTGTCCAACTGCGAGCGCCGCTTCCTCCTGCGCGCTGTCCAGGAACGGAAG CGCCTGGATGGGCGGGAGTGCTATGACTACCGCAACGTGCGCATCTCCTTCGGCGCCGACTACGGCTGCTGCATCGTGGAACTGGGGAAGACCAG GGTTCTTGGACAAGTCTCATGTGAACTTGTTCCTCCGAAGCCAAATCGGGCTACAGAAGGTATACTTTTTTTCAATCTTGAACTCTCACCAATGGCAGCACCTGGTTTTGAGCCTGGCAG GCAATCTGAATTACTGGTGAAACTGAACAGACTAATAGAACGATGCCTGAGAAACTCCAAGTGTATAGATACAGAATCTCTCTGTGTTATTGCTGGTGAAAAG GTTTGGCAAATCCGTTTGGACCTGCATCTGTTAAATCACGATGGGAACATTATTGATGCTGCTAGCATAGCAGGAATTGTAGCTTTGTGCCATTTTCGCAGACCAGATGTATCTGTACAAGGAGAGGAAATAACTGTG TACACCCCTGAGGAGCGTGATCCTGTCCCTTTGAGTATCCATCACATGCCTATTTGTGTCAGTTTTGCCTTCTTCCAACAAGg GACCTACTTATTGGTGGAtccaagtgagagagaagaacGTGTAATGGATGGCCTCCTTGTAATTGCTATGAATAAACATCGTGAAATTTGTACCATACAATCCAGTGGTGGGATTATGCTATTAAAAGATCAG GTTCTGAGATGCAGCAAAATAACAGCTGTTAAGGTTGCAGAAATAACAGAACTAATTCAAAAGGCATTGGAGAATGACCAGAAAGTTAG GAAAGAAGGTGGGAAGTTTGGCTTTGCAGAATCTATACCAAATCAAAAGATCACTGCCTTCAAAATGGAAAGAGCTGCTGTTGATACTAAGAATgtggaagaacaagcagaggaaATCATCACTAAAGCTGACCCTCCTTCAGAAGT TTTTACCAAACCAATATTGCATACCCCTGGGACTGCTCAAATTGGGGAGGGAATAGAGAATGCCTGGGGAGACCTTGAAGAATCTGAgagggaagaagcagcagaagaagaAGGTGAAATTGATGCTACTGCTTTTGAATGTCAAAAAATGGAAGATACATGTATTACAAATGAAACTGAGAA